From one Meles meles chromosome 18, mMelMel3.1 paternal haplotype, whole genome shotgun sequence genomic stretch:
- the LOC123929927 gene encoding olfactory receptor 1L4, with translation MALANFTSASEFLLLGLVDGTDIHPLLFLLFLSVFLLNALGNLTMVVVVRSDGALRSPMYYFLGHLSLVDVCFTTVTVPRLLAGLLHPGQAVSFQGCFAQMYFFVALGITESYLLAAMSYDRVVAVCRPLHYRVVMTPWRCTALVAASWTVAHLHSLLHTLLISALSYPCPAPVRHFFCDMTVMLSLATSDTEAAETAIFSEGLAVVLTPLLLVSLSYARILVAVLGVQSAGGRRRAFSTCGAHLVVVSLFFGSVLSVYFRPSSAYSARYDRLASVVYAVLTPTMNPFIYSLRNKEVKGALKRGLRWRRAVSQEL, from the coding sequence ATGGCCCTGGCCAACTTCACATCAGCCTCGGaattcctcctcctgggcctggTGGATGGAACTGACATCCATccgctgctcttcctgctcttccttagTGTCTTCCTGCTCAATGCACTGGGCAACTTgaccatggtggtggtggtgagatCGGATGGGGCCCTCCGCTCCCCTATGTACTATTTCTTGGGTCACCTAAGCCTTGTGGATGTCTGCTTTACTACTGTCACGGTCCCCAGACTGCTGGCCGGCCTGCTCCACCCGGGCCAGGCCGTGTCCTTCCAGGGATGCTTTGCCCAGATGTACTTCTTCGTGGCTCTGGGCATCACCGAGAGCTACCTGCTGGCAGCCATGTCATATGACCGCGTGGTGGCCGTCTGCCGCCCCTTGCACTACCGGGTGGTCATGACGCCCTGGCGCTGCACAGCGCTGGTGGCAGCGTCCTGGACAGTGGCCCACCTGCACTCACTGCTTCACACGCTGCTCATCTCTGCTCTCTCCTACCCGTGCCCCGCCCCTGTGCGCCACTTCTTCTGTGACATGACCGTGATGCTGAGTTTGGCGACCTCGGACACGGAGGCCGCGGAAACTGCCATCTTCTCTGAGGGTCTGGCCGTGGTGCTCACCCCTCTGCTCCTTGTATCTCTCTCCTATGCTCGCATCCTCGTTGCGGTGCTGGGAGTGCAGTCAGCGGGGGGCCGGCGCCGCGCCTTCTCCACCTGTGGGGCCCACCTGGTGGTGGTGTCGCTCTTCTTTGGCTCTGTCCTTTCTGTCTATTTCCGGCCATCGTCTGCCTACTCAGCCCGCTACGACCGCCTGGCCAGCGTGGTCTACGCAGTGCTCACACCAACCATGAACCCTTTCATCTACAGCCTTCGCAACAAGGAGGTCAAGGGCGCCCTAAAAAGGGGACTCAGGTGGAGGAGGGCTGTGTCTCAAGAGTTGTGA
- the LOC123930016 gene encoding olfactory receptor-like protein DTMT: MTRKNQTVISEFVLLGLPIDPDQQDLFYALFLAMYVTTVLGNLLIIILICLDSHLHMPMYLFLSNLSFSDLCFSSVTMPKLLQNMQSQVSFIPYAGCLTQMYFFLFFGDLESFLLVAMAYDRYVAICFPLHYTTIMSPKLCLSLVVLSWVLTMFHAMLHTLLMARLWFCADNKVPHFFCDMSALLKLACSDTRVNELVIFIMGGLILVIPFLLIIMSYARIVSSILKVPSARGIHKAFSTCGSHLSVVSLFYGTVIGLYLCPSANNSTVKETVMAMMYTVVTPMLNPFIYSLRNRDMKGALGRVFCRKKIFSA; this comes from the coding sequence ATGACAAGAAAGAATCAAACTGTCATCTCAGAATTTGTCCTCCTGGGCCTGCCCATTGATCCAGATCAGCAAGACCTGTTCTATGCCCTGTTCCTGGCCATGTATGTTACCACTGTCCTGGGGAATCTtctcatcatcatcctcatttgCCTGGACTCCCACCTCCACATGCCCATGTATTTGTTTCTCAGcaatttgtccttctctgacctctgcttctcGTCTGTCACAATGCCCAAATTGCTGCAGAACATGCAGAGCCAAGTCTCCTTCATCCCCTATGCTGGCTGCCTGACCCAGATgtacttcttcctgttttttgGAGACCTGGAGAGCTTCCTCCTGGTggccatggcctatgaccgctatgtggccatctgcttCCCTCTGCACTATACCACCATCATGAGCCCCAAGCTCTGTCTCTCCCTGGTGGTGCTTTCCTGGGTGCTGACCATGTTCCATGCTATGTTACACACTCTGCTCATGGCCAGATTGTGGTTTTGTGCAGACAACAAAGTCCCCCACTTTTTCTGTGATATGTCTGCTCTGTTGAAGCTGGCCTGCTCTGACACTCGAGTTAATGAGTTGGTGATATTTATCATGGGAGGGCTCATTCTTGTCATCCCATTCCTGCTCATCATCATGTCTTATGCACGGATTGTGTCCTCCATCCTCAAGGTCCCTTCTGCTAGGGGTATTCACaaagccttctccacctgtgGCTCCCACCTCTCTGTGGTGTCACTGTTCTATGGGACAGTTATTGGTCTCTACTTGTGCCCATCAGCTAATAATTCTACTGTTAAGGAGACTGTCATGGCCATGATGTACACTGTGGTCACCCCCATGCTGAACCCCTTCATCTATAGCTTGAGAAACAGAGACATGAAGGGAGCCCTGGGAAGAGTCTTTTGTAGAAAGAAAATCTTCTCTGCATGA
- the LOC123930015 gene encoding olfactory receptor-like protein DTMT, producing MGNHTVVSEFILLGLPIDPNQRDLFYALFLAMYVTTVLGNLLIIILIGLDSHLHTPMYLFLSNLSFSDLCFSSVTMPKLLQNMQSQVPSIHYAGCLTQMYFFLLFADLESFLLVAMAYDRYVAICFPLHYTTIMSPKLCLSLVVLSWLLTTFISLLHTLLMARLSFCADNVIPHFFCDMSALLKLACSDIQINEMVIFILGGLIIIVPFLLISSSYARIVSSILKVPSARGIRKTFSTCGSHLSVVSLFYGTIIALYLCPSANNSTVKETVMAVMYTVVTPMLNPFIYSLRNRDMKGALGRAFSKWTIQLFWDRDSKD from the coding sequence ATGGGAAACCACACTGTTGTCTCAGAATTCATTCTTCTGGGCCTGCCCATTGATCCAAATCAGCGAGACCTGTTCTATGCCCTGTTCCTGGCCATGTATGTTACCACTGTCCTGGGGAATCTtctcatcatcatcctcattggTCTGGACTCCCACCTCCACACGCCCATGTATTTGTTTCTCAGCAATTTATccttctctgacctctgcttctcGTCTGTCACAATGCCCAAATTGCTGCAGAACATGCAGAGCCAAGTCCCATCCATCCACTATGCTGGCTGCCTGACCCAGATGTACTTCTTCCTGCTTTTTGCAGACCTGGAGAGCTTCCTCCTGGttgccatggcctatgaccgctatgtggccatctgcttCCCCCTGCACTACACCACCATCATGAGCCCCAAGCTCTGTCTCTCCCTGGTGGTGCTGTCCTGGCTGCTGACGACTTTTATCTCATTATTGCACACCCTGCTCATGGCTCGGCTGTCTTTCTGTGCTGACAATGTGATCCCTCACTTTTTCTGTGACATGTCAGCTCTGCTAAAGTTGGCCTGCTCTGACATTCAGATAAATGAAATGGTAATCTTTATTTTGGGAGGGCTCATCATTATTGTTCCATTTCTGTTGATCTCTTCATCCTATGCACGAATTGTGTCCTCCATCCTCAAGGTCCCTTCTGCCAGGGGCATCCGCAAGACCTTCTCCACCTGTGGCTCCCACCTCTCTGTGGTGTCTCTCTTCTATGGGACAATCATTGCCCTCTATTTGTGCCCATCAGCTAATAATTCTACTGTTAAGGAGACTGTCATGGCTGTGATGTACACTGTGGTCACCCCCATGCTGAACCCCTTCATCTATAGCCTGAGGAACAGAGACATGAAGGGAGCCTTGGGAAGAGCCTTTTCAAAGTGGACAATACAGCTTTTTTGGGACAGAGACTCTAAAGATTAA